One Coffea eugenioides isolate CCC68of chromosome 2, Ceug_1.0, whole genome shotgun sequence genomic window, gggcgggggggggggggtgtgggCGCCGGTTCTTGAAATATAGTATTAACTTTATTTTGTCTGTATTCTAAGGTTCGAGTAATATATTCTCTCTACTCAAAAGAAGACAGAACTACATTATTGAGATTGTCGGCTGTGCTTATACGTGTAAATTAATTAGTCTACACATGATTAGTGACagagaagaaaattttcctcattgccaaaaaaaataatCCTTCCCAATTAAAAAAATTCCATAATCAATCATGGATTGCAGAGTTGTTTCTTATTAATCTATAATCCCTTTGATTCTTTCTAAGCAGATAAAATGATTTAGGGAGTTGGTAGACTTAAGAGCATTTTTCAAGAACACAAGATACCTTCTCCACCTCTATATTTAAGGGTATAAACTAAGTAGTCGTTCtggtttctttttttattttgaaacaaaaaaattacacttttccGGCCGTTATAGTCATGGGAGACATATAGGGGCAGCGAAAGGCACTTGCTCTTCAAGATTTTGAAACTTTTACATCTTTGGTCAGAAAAAGAAGATATTCGCATGCACTCCTAAGAAAAATGTTGTGGTCATCCTCTAAAAAGATTTTCGAAATGTATTCCAAGCATCTGTTTTTTTTCATATCCCAATTCTTACTTCGCGAGGGCAATATTTGTGTTTCACTAAAATTACTGACTCTAGATAATCAAGAGAAGGGAAAATTGGTGTAAATTTCAAAAGCCAACTGGCGTAGAAATTgttaaagaaaaggaaacagaAGTATCAATTGTTTTTCTTTGTGGATTGTCAAACATGAAAGACAAGAGAATATCTTCTGTGGAAGGCATTTGAGATCATTAACGTGTTGCAGATTACCATAATAGAAAGCTTTAACTAATCTTGGGGTTTTCTTATCTCCATGAACATACAACCCTTTCAATGCTTTGTGACTTCTTTTGTCAGTCAGAATCTTGGCAAAAATTTGGTTGAAAAGAGTGGTTACTTGAAAGATGAAACAAACTCAAAAGGGTTCTCATTGTATACTATAAAAAGTCAGATGTGTCAATATGACAGCTTGTTTCAAATATGTGAACTTGTACCATCAAATACTTTTAATTACTGATTAGGCATCTGTTTAGTCAATTAATTACACAAGTTTATATCATGAATTCATTCTTTTCCACCCAATAATTATCTGTCTATACCCCACAAGTGCTGTCAAAGTCATTAATTTTGCAAACCAAAGTGATGAGACATATGCAAGTCACATATATTGGAGCTCCATTTCACGTTTGTAGAAAATTAagccaaaatgaatttttttaaatcaataTACTGTAATCTTAAAATTTGCTTCTGAAAGCCTGAATGTGACCTCCTTTTTAAGGCTCCTCCCTTTCAATTTGATTCCCGACCAGGCTACCATTTCGTTTTCTaggcctctttttttttttcatcatccAAAACAAACAACTCTCTCCAACCCCTTCCCCCCTTCTCCCTCCAGCAATATTACTGCTAAAGTTACACTAAATATGGGAAGGCATTCTTGTTGCTATAAGCAGAAGCTAAGGAAAGGCCTGTGGTCTCCTGAAGAAGATGAAAAACTCATAAAACACATAACCAAATACGGCCATGGCTGTTGGAGCTCAGTTCCTAAACTTGCAGGTATGGGCGGTCGTCTCCCACCGGATTTCATTTGTACAAATGCAAAAGAGAAATGCACTGTTtgctgattttttttaaaaaaatctcttTTTGGGGATAACTTTGCAGGACTTCAAAGATGTGGGAAGAGCTGCAGGTTAAGGTGGATCAACTACTTGAGGCCTGATTTGAAAAGAGGGACATTTTCTTTAGAGGAGGAgaatttgataattgaattGCATGCAGTTCTTGGCAACAGGTAATTTTATTTGTCTTCTGCATTATTACCATGCATTGGTCTGAGGACTATATTCCCactttattatattcaatggcctTTTTTGTGCTTTGTTCAGATGGTCCCAGATAGCGGCGAAGTTACCTGGAAGAACTGATAATGAAATCAAGAATCTTTGGAATTCTTCAATCAAGAAAAAGCTTAGGCAAAGAGGTATTGACCCCAACACTCACCAGCCGATCCCTGAGGctgaaaatgaagagaaaggATCAGCAACAAGCAAAAATAATGAGAAAACATCCGAAGGATCAAATGATCAACTGAATTATGGTGAAGCTGCTGCTGAGAGTTCTGAACAGAAAATGGCCGTAGAAAAGCCAAAGCCATCTTCAGCTGTGACTGTGGACCGCTATCCGTTAATAGAAAGCAACTGTAATAATATGACAACAACACCCCCACCGACCCATGAGTTCTTCTTGAATAGGTTTCTTACAAGTCATGAAAGCTCCAACTCCAGTTCCAAGCCTCCTGACTTGCAGGACTATTTCTCTTTTCAACAGTTGAATTACGGATCATCGACGAACATTGGGCTTTCCATGAATCCAAATGCTCCTTCCTTCTTCAATTTAACAACCTCCAGGTCTGCTGAAATGGTTTCTGATCAGTTCAATTCTGCCATGTCAAATTCGATTATGAGCGCGCCTTCGGCACGTATGAAGCCATCCATTAGCCTTCCATCAGAAAATAATTCACTGGGGAATTTTAATGTGAACAAATTCCCGAGCTGGGATGCTTGCGCAATCAGTGCTAACAATGGTAGCACCAGCAATGCAAGCAGCAGTAGTATTGAATTGCAAAGCAACTGTTCATTCTTCGACAACAATGGCTTTTCCTGGGGAGCGGCTGATTGTGGAAAAGCTGAGAAAGATATAGTCCATATCCACTCATCGGTAGGCGACACGGAAGATATTAAGTGGACTGAATATCTTCAGGCCCCATTTTTACTCAGTAATAGTGCTGCTGCAACAATTCAAAATCAAACGGCGCAAGATATTTACAGTGCCGAGACAAAATCAGGGATAAGTTTTACAGCGCCCGAAGGATCAGTGAGTACTACGACAAGTTGGCTTCAGAACCACCACCATCAGCAGCAACCGACAATTCAGGCTGTTGCTGAACTATATAATAAGCATTTCCAAAGACTTCCTGCTGCTTTTGGTCAATTTTCTTAGCTTCCCAATTCAATTTTGGAGGAGCTACTAATTAAAACAGGTGTGCGCTATAGAGTCCAGTCCTCTCTATTCTTATTCTGTAAATAGGTCTATACAATCATAGGAAAAGCAAATTTATGCCtgttcatcttcatcttctgtGTATGAGTTCTTGATTCTAGAACAagtcttcttctctttttttttttttgttaattatttttaattaccCTCTTATTCCGtgctttattattttaatttggAATTACAGGTTGTAATTTTGTCTGTCAAACAATAATTATTCTGTCTGTTAAAACAACAATCAATGGCTTTCCTATTTCTTTTCAGTTTTAACCGTTGTAACCACTTCTTGTTAATTCTCCTATTCGaccttaaaagaaaaaaaaaattattctttcCAAGATAGTGACTATCTCTGATGACATGCTTACCTAAATCCTTTTGGGTTTTCTGAGAAGTTGTTCCTTCATGGCTTTTTTGACATTAGTAACTAGTAGTACTATTTATCTAGTACGGCTACATAGATAGATATCTCTTTCAGTATTGGCCCTTTATGATAAGGTACTATGGCTGAAAGAAAGAAGGGGCATAAATGCTTTTCTCTAACGCAAGATTCAAGGTACCCCTCATTTTTTTCCATTAATTGGTTGTCTATGAGGCTACGGTTGTCTCCTGCAGATGGGGATGGTTTCCACTTTTTTACAGTCTTTAAGTCACTTCTCCTCCCTA contains:
- the LOC113762514 gene encoding transcription factor MYB61-like translates to MGRHSCCYKQKLRKGLWSPEEDEKLIKHITKYGHGCWSSVPKLAGLQRCGKSCRLRWINYLRPDLKRGTFSLEEENLIIELHAVLGNRWSQIAAKLPGRTDNEIKNLWNSSIKKKLRQRGIDPNTHQPIPEAENEEKGSATSKNNEKTSEGSNDQLNYGEAAAESSEQKMAVEKPKPSSAVTVDRYPLIESNCNNMTTTPPPTHEFFLNRFLTSHESSNSSSKPPDLQDYFSFQQLNYGSSTNIGLSMNPNAPSFFNLTTSRSAEMVSDQFNSAMSNSIMSAPSARMKPSISLPSENNSLGNFNVNKFPSWDACAISANNGSTSNASSSSIELQSNCSFFDNNGFSWGAADCGKAEKDIVHIHSSVGDTEDIKWTEYLQAPFLLSNSAAATIQNQTAQDIYSAETKSGISFTAPEGSVSTTTSWLQNHHHQQQPTIQAVAELYNKHFQRLPAAFGQFS